One stretch of Muribaculum intestinale DNA includes these proteins:
- a CDS encoding transposase, which translates to MFVKLRKISEITATLPFTEFDFMQKYRESFAVSELGRIHAQLPLKELAEKIRSHFPKTHPQGNTPMFPPEGEVALMFLKPYTGQSDDGLIEMLNGNIHMQMFCGVLIDPAKPIKNGKIVIAIRQRIAGVLDIRELQKILYGKWGGSLRNKDLCLTDATCYESHLRFPTDVKLLWECCEWLQSLIAKTCKAQKERLPRNKYRDIDRARLTYAKHRKHSRAATVKLRRRLLGLLSKQIGQWNRICKIHTVDIALTAEQSKRLFALKEVYRQQRALAQKKEVKKRIVSIDRPYIRPIVRGKENKRVEFGAKVNNIQIDGISFIEHHSFEAFNEGVRLQECIEYQQELTGVKVAKVGADTIYANNDNRRYCTENGITTCFVRKGPKPKDENTDISTARRIIGTLRSTAMEGSFGNQKQHYGVSRIAARNSRSETLLLFFGIHMANAATLAARQLAIEEKKKQRA; encoded by the coding sequence AGTTTTGCCGTAAGCGAGCTCGGGCGCATCCATGCGCAACTGCCATTGAAGGAGCTGGCAGAGAAAATCCGCTCGCATTTTCCCAAAACGCATCCTCAAGGCAACACGCCGATGTTCCCGCCGGAGGGAGAGGTTGCGCTGATGTTCCTCAAACCATATACCGGACAATCGGATGACGGCCTGATCGAGATGCTCAACGGCAACATACACATGCAGATGTTCTGCGGGGTGCTCATAGATCCCGCCAAGCCCATAAAGAACGGCAAGATAGTCATTGCTATCCGTCAGCGCATAGCCGGAGTTCTGGACATCAGAGAACTGCAGAAAATCCTGTATGGCAAATGGGGCGGCTCGCTGAGAAACAAGGATTTGTGTCTGACCGATGCCACCTGCTACGAGAGCCATCTGCGGTTCCCGACAGATGTAAAACTGTTGTGGGAATGCTGCGAGTGGCTTCAATCTCTAATTGCAAAGACCTGCAAGGCGCAGAAGGAACGGCTGCCGCGCAACAAGTATCGTGATATTGACCGCGCCAGACTCACCTATGCCAAGCATCGCAAACACAGCAGGGCGGCCACTGTCAAACTCCGCCGTCGATTGCTCGGCTTGCTTTCCAAACAGATAGGGCAATGGAACAGAATCTGCAAGATACACACCGTTGACATCGCGCTCACCGCCGAGCAAAGCAAGCGTCTCTTCGCTCTTAAAGAGGTGTATCGACAGCAGAGAGCGCTTGCTCAGAAAAAGGAGGTGAAGAAACGCATCGTCAGCATAGACCGTCCGTACATCCGGCCCATCGTCAGAGGCAAGGAGAACAAGCGAGTGGAGTTCGGAGCCAAGGTCAACAACATCCAGATTGATGGAATATCATTCATCGAGCATCATTCCTTCGAAGCCTTCAACGAGGGCGTGAGATTACAGGAGTGTATTGAATATCAACAGGAATTGACCGGAGTCAAAGTCGCCAAAGTCGGAGCTGACACCATCTATGCCAACAACGACAACCGGCGGTACTGTACCGAAAACGGCATAACGACATGTTTTGTCCGCAAAGGCCCGAAGCCAAAGGATGAAAACACCGACATAAGCACAGCCCGACGAATAATCGGGACACTGCGCTCTACCGCCATGGAGGGCAGCTTCGGAAACCAGAAACAGCACTACGGTGTCAGCCGGATTGCTGCACGCAACTCCCGCAGCGAGACGCTGCTGCTCTTTTTCGGCATCCACATGGCAAATGCCGCAACGCTTGCCGCCCGACAACTCGCCATCGAAGAAAAGAAGAAACAGCGAGCGTGA